CTTTGGTGATGACGAATTCGATTGCGTTCTTTCCGTGAACCTGCTGGAGTGCATCCCCGACAGGCAGCAGCTGCTTCGCGAGGTGCACCGCGTCCTCAAGCCCGGAGGCAGGGTCGTCTTCGCGCACTGGGATTGGGACTCGCAGCTCTTCGATGGCGACGACAAAGCCCTCGTCCGCCAGATCGTGCATACGTTTGCGGATTGGCAGCAGGCGTGGATGGCGGACGCGGACGCCTGGATGGGCCGGCGCCTCTGGCGAACGTTCCAGGAATCGGGAGGGTTCGAGGGCGCGGTGCACCCTTTCGTGCTCACGAACACCCGCTTCGGGCCGGGGACGTACGGGCACGCCTCCATCGAGAACTTCCGCGGTCTGGTCAAGCGGGGGATGCTCGCCCCGGAGCGGTACGAGTCGTTCTACCGATCAGTGGTCGAGTTGGCGGCGACGAACCGGTATTTCTACAGCATCACCATGTTCGTCTACGCCGGGAACAAGCGAGGATAGCAACGAAAACCGCCCCGCGAGATCATCTCACGGGGCGGTTCACTTTCGCACTCTCGCACTTCGCACTCTCGCACTGCAGTTCAAAGTCTCAGCGCCGGGCAGGCCACGCCGTCGTTGCTCAGCTGCACGCCCGCGGCGCGGCAGTCGGCGCACAGGCCGTAGATCTCCAGCCGGTGGCGGACGGCCATGAAGCCGTGCTCGCGCGCCACCTCGTCCTGGATGCGGTGGATCTCGCGGCGCCGGAACTCCACCACCTTGCGGCAGTGCGTGCACACCAGGTGCTCGTGCACGGGCTGGCGGCCGAACAGGTGCTCGTACCGCTTGAACCCATCGCCGAAGTCGTGGTCCTCCACCAGCCCGGCGCGCACCAGGATTTCCATCGTCCGGTAGATCGTCGCCTTGCCGATGCGCTCGCCCCGCTTCTTGAGCTCGGCCTCGATCTCTTCCACCGACAGGTGCTCGGTGCTGCTGAACAGAACGTCGGCCACCACCTCGCGCTGCTGCGTTACCGGCAGCCCCTGCTGGCGCAGGTACCGGCGGAACAGGTGAAGATGCGGGGTCGTCGCGTTCTTTTCGATCGTGGCCATGAACGGTCCTGAGAGAGCGGGCGTCGCGCGGGCGATGCTGCCTTAAACGATAATCATTCTCGATAGCGCTGGTCAAGCACGCCGCCCGACAACGAGGCCAGCAGCTCGTTCCATCTGGCCTGGTCCCCGCCGATCTCGCGCAGGTCCGGCGTCTCGGGCTCGTCCAGGCGCCGCAGCACGCCTTCGATGATGCGCCCCACGCGGTCCACCGGCACCGTCCCCTGCTCCGCCACCTCGTCGGCCCGCACCGGCCGGGCACGGGGCGCGGGCGGCTCCAGCACGTACCGGACGGTATGGATGGTCCGCGTCCGCCGCGCCTCGTCCCCGTCTACGAAGACGGAGAGCACCGCCAGCCCGCTCTCGCGCGGCCCCAGCTGCCGGGCGGGAAAGATCCACGCACCGTCGATCCGCTCGGGGGGAATCGCCTGCGCGACGGTCGTGAGCGCCGCCGCCAGGTGCGGATTGACGGCGCCGGGCGAGGCGCCGCCCGCCGCCGCGCTCAGGCGACGCCCGCGGGAGCCTGGGCGCGCGCGGCGGCTTCCTGCTCCACGTAAAAGCGAAGGACGTGCAGGAAGTCCTGCGCGTTGGTGATCACGCCGAACGCCTGGTGCGTGCCGCGGTCCTTGAGCTTGCTGACCACGAACTCCGACGAGTCCACGCAGATGGTGGTGAGCGGCCGCACCTCTCCCGTCTCCTCCCGCCACA
This DNA window, taken from Longimicrobium sp., encodes the following:
- a CDS encoding methyltransferase domain-containing protein; the protein is MTPDTVPVRDFIHVLLQPAGASSILDIGCGRGEDLRQIAQLTGGDARLVGIDASEATIADARRGAADDSRYSFLAHDVTTGLPFGDDEFDCVLSVNLLECIPDRQQLLREVHRVLKPGGRVVFAHWDWDSQLFDGDDKALVRQIVHTFADWQQAWMADADAWMGRRLWRTFQESGGFEGAVHPFVLTNTRFGPGTYGHASIENFRGLVKRGMLAPERYESFYRSVVELAATNRYFYSITMFVYAGNKRG
- a CDS encoding Fur family transcriptional regulator, with amino-acid sequence MATIEKNATTPHLHLFRRYLRQQGLPVTQQREVVADVLFSSTEHLSVEEIEAELKKRGERIGKATIYRTMEILVRAGLVEDHDFGDGFKRYEHLFGRQPVHEHLVCTHCRKVVEFRRREIHRIQDEVAREHGFMAVRHRLEIYGLCADCRAAGVQLSNDGVACPALRL